A segment of the Brienomyrus brachyistius isolate T26 chromosome 4, BBRACH_0.4, whole genome shotgun sequence genome:
CTTGTTTTCCCATGGCACACCCAAAGTCAACTTTATGCCTCACCCCCTGCTTAATTCCCAGTTTTGTGTGGTGCAGATAATAATATGACGAGCAGCAGCTGGACAGGAACATCTTGGCAGCCTGCAGTGTTGCATGTGACCGTATCACCCTGGGACCGGAGACAGCTCCTCCGGCTTCAGCCAAACCGTCGGTAGCCCGTCAGGAGGGGGCGGCTTCACGCTCGCGCAGGAGCCCAACCGCGTTTCTGTCATTTGGGCCGCTTCGAGATGCAGTCTCTTTGTGTTCATATTAtgcgttttatttatttttttaaacaaattgaatttaatcatacacacacacaaataaaatgtttgttaaaCCTACAGTTCTCCAACAGCAACtacaacagtaataataatgtaacatgATCATTACAGTATGACATGTTCAATACTATAATAAATATAGTATTTCATATTTATAAACCAAGTGAGGAATGTTATACGCAGTAATTATTCACTGAGAGAAATGCATGTTTAGCTTAAAAGTATAACTGGGGggaaagatgttttttaaatgaaatttgtAAATGAGTCTTCTTTCCACTCTGCAGGTACTTTGAGTACATCTATCTTTTCAAGAGCGCTGTGCTCTTCCAGATCGAGCAGGTCACCAAGCTGTGCTCCAAAATCCCTCTTACGGAAGCCTGGGATCCCTACGACATTCCCGACAATTCCACCTACGAAGACCAGTATATCATCGGCGGGCCGGGCGACATGATCCAGGTGCAGGAATGGTCAGATCGGAAACCTGCCCGCAAGAGTAGGTATCATTCACATCGGCAGCTGGGTTTGTGTCACCTGGCTTGAGCTTCTGAGCTTCTTCTCAGATTACCTCATGTGGTGTCTCCTGTTTGGATGATAAATGTGATTCCTATAGACCACTGTTTCCCTACCTGGTCCTTGgagacccacagtcagtccaccgggagctgggagggagcaaaaatgtggactgtctggctaggagctgagagagagcaaaaacatgctaatTCACACTTCATTTGCGGTATAAACATTAAGATGCACGGTcatttcttgtcatagcagtgcaaatgcacataaaataagtacgTATTGGCTCTGTTAAGACAATCCACTGGCACGCGTAtcacttttaaaggtgaatgtgtacttgcgtaccagttatgttcATCTCTGTTTCTAAGGTAAAGGGAGTCTTgtcatttcagcattttcttgGTCATGAGGCTTCTAGTTTGGAACAGAAGTGTGTCCTGATGTTTGATATGTGGCTGGAGAGAATGATGGgaaatccctctctctctctctctctctctccctccctccctgtctctctctctgtctctctgtctctctctctctctccgttgCCTGCAGATGAAGCCTGGGTGGGTGTTTACACCGTCAAGGACTGCTACCCCGTCCAGGAGACCTACACGAAGAACAGCAGCGTCACCACCTCCACCCGCTTCTTTGACCTGCAGCTGGGGATCAGCGACCCGAGCGTTTTCACACCCCCCGAGACCTGCCGGAGCGCTCAGGCCCAGAGGATGACGCAGGGATGCTGAGCATCACATTGGCGCTGCCCCAAAACCAACACAGAGGCACGCCGAGGCTAGAGAAGGGGGGCGGGGCAAATCACACAGCTACTCATACAGGCCCAAGAAACACTGAATCAAGCCGGGGGGACACACAAGGCAGAAAGCAGACAAAGAACAACAACCATCAGTTTGTTAGCGATCAAAGCACAATTTTGCTAACGGTGGATGAGAAAATCATGGTTTATTGTGACCAATCTGCTAATCTAATATGGATTAATCTTAGAAATAGGGTGAAAGTCACACATAACCTGCTTATATGTGCAAGCTCAGTTTTATCACTATAATTTAGATCAATCTGCACACTTTTGTCCAAGACAATGATGCTTCACCAGCAGCCTGCTGCTGTTTCTTGGTGAAATAACAAACCCGTGTTTCTCATCATTATCCACAGCTTAAACTGGTAACATTTGGCTGCTAAAATCAGGTTATTATGCAATAactcatttttgtattttatgctAAAGATTTTGATGTATTTGTGGCTATTGTTTGCATTAATAGCTGCTTATAATAAATTAAATTGTGTAAAATACAAACTGATTGCTGGTATTGCAGCTGTAAAACAGGGTGTAAAAACCTCCTTCGTGATCAGCATTAGACAGACACCAAATCAATCGGAATCCTAACCAATCAGCTATTTGATCATTTTTAAAGGCGGGCCttctagtgttttttttttttttaagtaatacaGCACAACCTGCCCCAGGTAGGATGAATGGAATCAACAGAGGGGGTCGCTGAAGCACTAAGCCCCTTATATGGGATGATTTAGAATTTAAAAGACTCTGACTGGAAGACTGCCTTTAAAATGATTATAGACACGAGTTGAatgtacactatattgccaaaagtattgggacacccctccaaaccctaattgaattcaggtgttccaatcacttctatggctacagctgtataaaataaATCACTTAGCCATGCAGACTTCTACAAACGGTTGCGAAAGAATGGGCGATCGATTACAAAATATTTCAATTTAAATTTCACCCCGTCTTGTATATTTAATATGCGCGAAAGGTGTAAATGTTTTGGTGTTACAAGCCGTATGTTTGAACTCAGACCAAAAAGTAACATGGATCTAATAAAACTGCGGATGCAGCTGTGATCGAAAAGCGGGCCAGTGAATTTGAGGTTATGGTCAGAAAGGTGGTGGGTCGAGGGGGTTACCAACATACCAAGAAAAAGGAACGgacaaagtaaataaaatgtgatGGGGCTCGGGGACTTGCTGTTCTTCGTAATAAAGACGCTCGGTTTATGGCTGCCTTTAAATGTCAAAATAAAACGAATACGCCTTCAACTGCGACTCACAGGAGTTTAAAATCCTGGAGACTAATTCACGGCTGGAGTTGCCGGAtttcccccccacaaaaaaaaaaatgtaaaggcAACTTAATTGGATACAAAAtaagatgctttttgttttcaCGTTGTTTTCCTGAAACGCAACATGGAAATAAACACGATCCTTGTGCGTGCAGATACGTCATCTGAGCTTTTAGGCTGTTTTTATTAAGAATAGTTACAAAATGCGTTCACTGCTCCGAAATAGTTAAATCTGAGCGAAGGAAAATCCGAGTTGTCATAGTTTGACATCCTGGGCCAGGCATTGTATTTTAAGAGTGCATATTAAGTGGTTCGTTCCCGCACTAAATTATGTGTTTTTGGTTTCGTATAACCACTCTCATTCCCAGTGTTTCATATTCTGTTTCACTTATACATTGTGATATCTGTGTTATTAGGACCGACATTTCGTATTTTCTTCTCCAGTCAACAAGCTTGGTACTGCTTCCCAAGCCGATGACAGGTTTTGCCCTGTTTTACTTAGGTCAAAAATGAGAAGGAAAGTTTTTAACCACCGACAAGTCATGTTTCTTGAACAAATCATAAAAAACATTTCCCAAAAGAAAACGCTGGCATTTCTGGGAAATAATCTAGCCGCAAACCACAGCGTCTCAGCTAGTTTTCAATCTTTTGCGATTGCCTTTGAAGGAGCTTAAATACTGTATGGTTTCCGATGTATGTTGAAGCTTTGAATCtttataattaaaatgtatttggtGATTTTCATATCAAGAGTGCACAATTGCGATGGGCCGTCAAGTAAAAATACACGCTGTGTTTCACGGTAAAATCATCATTCACACTTCCAGCCAAACGAGCTCTGGTTAAACTCAACTTGACCTCCCCTAATCATGGTAGCTGTCAagacatggaaaaaaaacattctgtcGTCTTTcaacattttcatttattaGCGCCGTACATCTTAGTTATTACCTGCCTGTTTAGGGACTGAtaacaaaaatgtatatattacaaATAACGTATGATGGAATCCACCCATGAAACAGAGTTTTGCTTTACTTGCATTTGTGTTTATGCCGGTCTGCATAAACCGAGGATTTAGAGTCAGTTAGCTAGTCTCTGGTTTGGATGGGTCCAATTTTGTTCCTTTGTGGGGATATGCTGTGTTGCTGTTGTGGGAAAAACACTGCTCTATACAAGTGTACTTGGCTATTTAGAAATAGGCTTACAATGCTCAGAAATTCTGAAAAATATCATCCATCTTCTTTATCGCTCATCTATAGCACAAGGCCATGGTGCTTATTTAATTTGATAAATGTATCTTTTAATTTGAAACCGTTATATATTCAGTTATAAGAAGTAACAGTTGAACAGTGGGTTCAACTGTTCAACTGAAGGGTGGGTGACAGATTTGTATGTTTTCTAGAACTTTCTTGATGGACACAGTGTCACTGCTCAAGGTCACCATGCAGGATGACCTCGGCTTCCTGCGATGTCGGGGCAGGTGAGATGTGGGGAGGGGCCACCCCCGCTCCCCGCACTGAGCAGCATGGAATCACGCTCAGCTGCATGAGGCTACCGATGCCTGTGATGTCAGCCCCTGGTAACAACAGCTGTTTCGattggctggggtgggggataggGGTTGTTTTTGTGAAACTGCACTTCCGTTTGACAGTCCGGCAGTTTTAGGATGCCTTGGGATTATCGACCTGAGGATCACAAGGTAATGGCAAGGAGTGCTGCAGAGCATTCTGGGAGTGATGGGATTTCAGGCTTGGCTAACCGGCCTAATGAGGTGGAGCTGTTAGATTTATAGGTACAGATAGCTGGTGAAATTCAGTCTGTGTTATTCCCGGGGGACAGTAATTCAAGCTGTGTAGCATAGCATTTCTGGGGGTGCAAACTTATACCCATGAAGCCTTGAGTGATGTTTCTGCCAGTTAGTCCACAGGCTGATTGGACGTGCCCAGCTCTCAtctgccaaaaaaaatcatatcagTGTATTATAGGATTTAAAAAGTTACAGTGGTAGCATTCTGCCTGAAATATAACCTGTTGTCATTTGGTCCTTGTGTCGCATTGCCTCAAACACCtcattatataatttttttgggggggttttTAGCTACAGGCAACTTCTGCCTCCCCCTCAGAAAGCCACAGGCACTGAAAGTCTACGTTCCCAGGAGAATCACATCTGACCAGGTTCAGGGGTCCAAGCCACTGTGCATGGTGACCACAACAGCTCTGGGCAGGCCCGCTTTCCTGTAAGTGCATTTTGAAAACACACCATAAACACAACACTCCTCTCTCGCTCAGGCGTGTATTTAAAATAACCAGGCTCTCCGGCCAACTTAGCGAGCCGAGTGGTTTTGGATCGTGGCAGGCAGCCTTGGACCAGGTACTGGGATTGAAGGGACCCCACTGCAATGCTCGGCGCCCCCTAATGGTGAGTCACAACCACTGCTTAGCAATTGTTCCTTAAGTGTATATTCAGTGTTCAGGGTCAGTAAAATGACACATGGACCATTCCTGCTCCTGTCCGGCTGTTCGCA
Coding sequences within it:
- the epdr1 gene encoding mammalian ependymin-related protein 1 codes for the protein MHFCGFTVIAALCFSAARSLQGRLTFAGAPVQPCQAPVQWEGRIVEYDHSTGLNTRAKMSYDGLNQQIRVLEEKRGHVPCKKYFEYIYLFKSAVLFQIEQVTKLCSKIPLTEAWDPYDIPDNSTYEDQYIIGGPGDMIQVQEWSDRKPARKNEAWVGVYTVKDCYPVQETYTKNSSVTTSTRFFDLQLGISDPSVFTPPETCRSAQAQRMTQGC